Genomic segment of Pseudothermotoga hypogea DSM 11164 = NBRC 106472:
GTGGAACGGAATCGTAGAATTTGAGAAAATGGCCGAAGAAAGAGTGAAGGACCAAATGGAGTCGCAGAAGGTTTTTCAACACGTTCGGCAAGTCCTGTTGAACGATGTGGCTGTAGACGTCGATGAACCTGTCTGCCAGAACGTAGAGGAAGTAGCCAACACTTTGAACGAGCCTCCCGAGAAGGAGGCTCGTCACGAATGGTAGCATCAACAAGATAGTGAAGAAGACTTCCAAGACCCTTTCCAGCGTAAGCTTCCTTTCGGCTTCCAGTTGTCGCACCGTGCTTACCTCACAACAAGTTTTTGACGATCTCTCCCTCTTTCATGACCATGACGACGTTCTTTTCGTTCAAGAGCGATTCGACGTCTTCCAAAGGATTCTTCTCCAGCACTATCACATCGGCGAGCTTGCCCTCTTCTATTGTACCAACCTGTTTCGAAAGTCCAGCGGCTTCTGCGGCGTGCTTCGTTGCACAGACCAAGGCTTCTTCTTTCTTCATACCGAGTTTCTCAACGAAGAGCAGTATCTCGAGCGCGTTGTCACCCTGTCTGAAAGCTTTGATCCCTCCAAGAAAGTCGGTGCCAGTGGCGAGTTTCACACCGCGTTGGTATGCCAACTTTATGTTCTCGACGTGAGCTCTGTAAACTTCTTCGGACTTCTTCAAGCCCCACTCGGGTATGCCTATCTCTTTACCAAAGCGCATGATGTGTTCCACGATGGAGAGCGTTGGTACAACGATCGCGTCGAGCTTCTTCGCAAGTTCACAACACTCTTCGTCGATGAATATGCCGTGCGCGATGACCTTCACGCCAGCGAGCAACGCGTTCTTGATACCCTCTGTGCCCTGTGCGTGCGAATGGACGAACGTTCCCGCGTGTCTCGCTTCTTGAACGATGGCTTGGATTTCTTCCATGGTGAACTGCACCTGCTCGGGTCTGTCTTTTTCTGACAGCACACCACCAGTGGACATGATCTTGATGAAGTCCGCTCCACAACGCAAAGCGTAGCGTGCAGCCTTGCGGCACTCGTCCACACCGTCACAGATCAAAGAACCAAAGGGGGTTTTGAACTTCGAAGTCCTTGGATCAACATAATCGATGGGTAGATAGTGCGCATCTCCGTGGCCGAAGGTTTGAGACAGAGAAGGTCCTGCGGCGACGATCCTCGGTCCGACGATCGTTTTCTCTTGTACGGCTTTCTTCAAATTCACGGCGATGGAACCACCTGCGTCCACGATGGTCGTGAAACCCGCGTTGATGAGAGATTCCAAGTCCTTCACGGCGCGCGCCACGAGCGTTTCGTACGGAACCAAGAGATGTTCCTTGACAGAATCACCAGAGCGCATGCCCGTCAGATGCAAATGCGCGTCGATGAGACCCGGCATGAGAAAGAGACCGTCAAGATCGATGCGGGAAAAACCGGCGGGGATGGTGGTTGAATCGAGCTTTGAAACCTTCACGATACGACCTTTTTCTACCAAGACGACGGCCTTCTCGAGGATCGAACCGTCACCGACGAAAACCGTGGCGTTGAGCAACGCGAAACTCTCCACCGAGATCCCTCCTTTGATTTGCAGTGCGAACTTTTTTGATATGATAGCCGATCTTTCTTGGATCGTCAAGTGGGATCATTTCAAATGACAAGCGACCTCGATGAGCTCGTATCTTCTACTTCCAAGTCCGATCTGTTCTGCGTAGGCAAGCTGAGTTTCCCAACTCACGTTGGGATGAACCTGAAGGAAGGGATCTTGGTGGGTGGCTTTCAACACCAAATCGATGCACGCTTGATCGATCGCCACAGGATCATCGCTCACCGCGATGCCGATGTCAGGTGCGACCGCAGGTCTGTTCACGTGCCAACAATCACAATCGGGTGAGACGTTCACGATGAAGTTTACGAAGATCGCGCGCTTGTCTTTCAAGACAGCTTTTGCGTACTCGACCATCTTCTTGCTCAAAAGTTCCGCCGAGCTGTCCCAACTCGGCTCCACGGCTCCATAGTTGCACACGGCGATGCACTGGCCACAACCTATGCACACGTCATAATCGATCTTCGCGATTTTCGAAACTCTGATCGCACCCGTAGGGCAGAACCTTTCACACGTCCTGCAAGCGACGCACTTGCTCTCGACAATCTTCGGCTTGGAGTCTGAATGCTGTTCGAGCTTGCCCTGTCTGGACGCACAACCCATCCCGATGTTCTTCAGCGCACCACCGAAGCCTGTTTGCTCGTGCCCTTTGAAGTGCGTGACGAAGATCAGAACGTCGGCCAACGCGATCGCAGAAGCTATCTTCGCTTCCTTGACGTAGTTTCCATCCACCTTCACGATCAGTTGATCGTTTCCCTTCAAACCGTCGGCAATGATCACTGGGGCACCCACCACGTCCATCGTGAAGCCGTTGAGGTACGCGTTCAAAAGATGATCGACCGCGTTGCTGCGATGACCCACGTACAAGGTGTTGGCGTCGGTCAAAAAGATCTTCGCACCGGAAGGCTTCAGCTTCTCCACGAGCACTCTCAGATACTGTGGTCTTACGAACGCGAGATTGCCGTACTCGCCGAAATGAAGCTTTATCGCGACGAACTCGTCTTTTCTCGCGAGGGTGTTTATTCCAATCTTATCGAGCAGGAGAGAAAACTTTTGAAGCAGATTCATGTTGCTGTTTGTGCTCAAGTCGGTGAAATAAACGCGCGCCACGCGGTGAACCTCCTCAATAGAGTCTGTGCTTTTCGATTCTCTGAGAGAATTTGAATGACTCTTTGTTCCAGATTCTATCAAAGTCTTTCGACGTGGCGCCTTCGTCGATCGCTTTTCTGTAGAAGTCGCTTCCGACCAGCAGGTCGAAATAATACCTCTCAGTTTCATCGTGCACGTAGCTGTCCCAGCGGAAACTTTCTGGATGAAGCCTTTTCAGACACGAGATGAGATCGACCGCAAGGTGCAAAGGTTTGATCTTCCTTTTATCCGTGACGAAGAACTCTAGTCCCCGACACACTTGGTTGGACAACTTGAAAGCGAACGGGACGAAGAACCTCTCTCTGAAGGCAACACCTTCGTGGTTGAACTTTCTCAATTCTTCGTAGAGTTTTGCTGAATCGATCCAAGGAGCGCCTATGAACTTGAACGGGTGCGTCGTTCCGCGACCCACAGAGACGTTCACACCTTCCAGAAGGCAGAAACCTGCGTAGAGGATCGTGTGCTCTAACGATGGTAGATTGGGCGAAGGTGTGTTCCATAGCAAGCCAGTTTCGTCGAAATAGCTCTCAGGATCGTAGTTTTCCATCTTTATTACCTCGAGTTCCGCGTTCATGTCAAATTCTTCGTTCAAGTAATGTGCGAGCTCTCCGATCGTCAAACCGTATCTGAGTGCAAGTTCATAACCTCCGACGAAGCTCTCAAATTCTTTCTCGATCGTGGGCCCTTCTATTTTCTTCGAAAGTGGGTTCGGTCTGTCCAAGACGACGAACTTGATTTTGTGCTTGCCACACTCTTCCATACAGTAGGCCATCGTGTAGATGTAGGTGTAGAAACGAAGGCCGACGTCTTGGATGTCGTAAACGAGTGCATCGATGCCTGAAAGCATCTCCTCGGTGGGTCTGAGCCTTTCACCGTAGAGAGAATGGACGACTATGCCATATTTCGGTTCGATCGAATCTTGCACCTTTGCACCGTCTGCCGCCGCTGTGAAGATCCCATGTTCGGGCCCGAAGAGTCTGACGAGTTTCAGACCTTTTTCCATGAAGAGATCAACGTTTCTCTTCAGCTCAGAGTTGATCCCCGTCGCGTTGGTGATCAGACCGATGCGCAAGTTCTTGTAACGATCGACGAACTTTTCCAAAAAGACGTCCAAGCCGAGTTTGACAGTCTTCACTTGATCGCCCCCTGCGTCATGCCAGCGATGAAGAACCGAGAGAAGATCAAGAAGAGTATAACGGTTGGAGCTATCGAGAGAGTGAGACCCGCGAACAACAGAGGCCATTGGATCGAGTATTCACCGAAGAATATGGACACGGCGAGCGTGATCGTGGCTTTGGATCGATCGTTTATGAGGATCAACGGGAAGAAGAAGTCGTTCCAGACATTGACGAAGGTCACGATGGCAACTATGGAGAGTGCAGGTTTGGTGAGCGGAAGAATCAACTTGTAATAGATGTATCCCACGCTCGCTCCGTCTATGCGCGCCGCTTCACACAGCTCGTTAGGCACAGCATCTATGAAGTTCTTCAAGATGAAGATCGAAAAGGGAAGATTGACCGAGCTGTAGATCAAGACGAGACCTGCCAACGAGTTGGTCAAGTTCATGTTCCTGAGAAGGATGAATATGGGTATAACGGCGAGCCTCGCAGGTAAAGCGAGCCCCAGCATGGTGTACAGGAAAACGCCCCTTCTGAAAGAAAAATCGTACTTCGAGACCATGTAAGCGAACATGCTCGCAAGCAAAACCACGACGATCACAGTCGCCCCAGCGACGAGCAAACTGTTCCTGTAACCAACTCCGATTTTGGCGAAGTTCCACGCCTTGGAGAAGTTGTCGAACTTGAAGGTGGATGGAAACGAGAAAGGTTTCAAGAAGAGTTCTCTCATGGATTTGAAAGAGTTCATGACCATCATCGTGAAGGGTACGACTATGATCAACGCGTAGATCGTCAAGAAAGCGTAGGCTAAGATCGTCCCAGTCTTAGTG
This window contains:
- a CDS encoding metal-dependent hydrolase family protein gives rise to the protein MESFALLNATVFVGDGSILEKAVVLVEKGRIVKVSKLDSTTIPAGFSRIDLDGLFLMPGLIDAHLHLTGMRSGDSVKEHLLVPYETLVARAVKDLESLINAGFTTIVDAGGSIAVNLKKAVQEKTIVGPRIVAAGPSLSQTFGHGDAHYLPIDYVDPRTSKFKTPFGSLICDGVDECRKAARYALRCGADFIKIMSTGGVLSEKDRPEQVQFTMEEIQAIVQEARHAGTFVHSHAQGTEGIKNALLAGVKVIAHGIFIDEECCELAKKLDAIVVPTLSIVEHIMRFGKEIGIPEWGLKKSEEVYRAHVENIKLAYQRGVKLATGTDFLGGIKAFRQGDNALEILLFVEKLGMKKEEALVCATKHAAEAAGLSKQVGTIEEGKLADVIVLEKNPLEDVESLLNEKNVVMVMKEGEIVKNLL
- a CDS encoding exo-beta-N-acetylmuramidase NamZ family protein; its protein translation is MKTVKLGLDVFLEKFVDRYKNLRIGLITNATGINSELKRNVDLFMEKGLKLVRLFGPEHGIFTAAADGAKVQDSIEPKYGIVVHSLYGERLRPTEEMLSGIDALVYDIQDVGLRFYTYIYTMAYCMEECGKHKIKFVVLDRPNPLSKKIEGPTIEKEFESFVGGYELALRYGLTIGELAHYLNEEFDMNAELEVIKMENYDPESYFDETGLLWNTPSPNLPSLEHTILYAGFCLLEGVNVSVGRGTTHPFKFIGAPWIDSAKLYEELRKFNHEGVAFRERFFVPFAFKLSNQVCRGLEFFVTDKRKIKPLHLAVDLISCLKRLHPESFRWDSYVHDETERYYFDLLVGSDFYRKAIDEGATSKDFDRIWNKESFKFSQRIEKHRLY
- a CDS encoding carbohydrate ABC transporter permease, with the protein product MVRLTKTGTILAYAFLTIYALIIVVPFTMMVMNSFKSMRELFLKPFSFPSTFKFDNFSKAWNFAKIGVGYRNSLLVAGATVIVVVLLASMFAYMVSKYDFSFRRGVFLYTMLGLALPARLAVIPIFILLRNMNLTNSLAGLVLIYSSVNLPFSIFILKNFIDAVPNELCEAARIDGASVGYIYYKLILPLTKPALSIVAIVTFVNVWNDFFFPLILINDRSKATITLAVSIFFGEYSIQWPLLFAGLTLSIAPTVILFLIFSRFFIAGMTQGAIK
- a CDS encoding DUF362 domain-containing protein, which produces MARVYFTDLSTNSNMNLLQKFSLLLDKIGINTLARKDEFVAIKLHFGEYGNLAFVRPQYLRVLVEKLKPSGAKIFLTDANTLYVGHRSNAVDHLLNAYLNGFTMDVVGAPVIIADGLKGNDQLIVKVDGNYVKEAKIASAIALADVLIFVTHFKGHEQTGFGGALKNIGMGCASRQGKLEQHSDSKPKIVESKCVACRTCERFCPTGAIRVSKIAKIDYDVCIGCGQCIAVCNYGAVEPSWDSSAELLSKKMVEYAKAVLKDKRAIFVNFIVNVSPDCDCWHVNRPAVAPDIGIAVSDDPVAIDQACIDLVLKATHQDPFLQVHPNVSWETQLAYAEQIGLGSRRYELIEVACHLK